In Myotis daubentonii chromosome 11, mMyoDau2.1, whole genome shotgun sequence, the genomic window taaaatataaaatgtgtacTGAGAAAGTCTAAGAGAACAGACATCAAAGTatgatgttttcatttgtctGCATTTCTACAATGTGCACAgattacttgtttgtttttaagagaagtACTGAAACTTGAGTGCAGTAGAAAAATCCTAATTTCAAAGCATCACAGTTTGAACTGAATTGAATAATTTCAGGTTAAATGCACCTGTTCAAAATTCAAAGTTCACCATTCTGTTTGGAACAATTTTTGAGAACCAAATGGTCctataaataaggaaacagatGTAAAATGACAAGAGAGCAACTGACAAAATGACCATAAGCTTTGTTCCAatggctatctatactaataaaagagaaaaatggtaattggcatacgacgatacctttttcattggctaatcagggctatatgcaaattaactgccaactaagattggcagttaactgccaacaagatggtggttaatttgcatatgtaggcacaatgcagggaggcgaaagggaaagcaggaagaagccccctgccactgacagtgatcggaaacccaggggggagctaagagctggggggcagggcaaaggcggccctggagccgcctttgccctgccccccagccatgatcggagaatcaggtgccttttccaccctggccagtgatagcaggaagtaggggtggagccagcgatgggagctgggcacggtcgaagctggcagtcccaggagctaggggtcccttgcctgggcctaaagcgaagcccacgatcacggggccgctgcagctgtgggtccccgctgcccgggccggacgcctcagccagaggcgtcaggcctgggcaaggggccgatcctgcgattggagggtgatgggggtcaacgcctgagggctcccagtatgtgagagggggcaggctgggctgagggacacttccccctgcccgccccccccacatccagtgcacgaattttgtgcaccgggcccctagtaataaataaaatgacaattaaCCCAAACCACCTTTATTTTAGTCTTTAATGTTCTTTTCCCCCCAAGTTAAACACGATTAACTTAAAAAATGGCATTTACAATGCCTCTTCAAAGCATTCCCCTTTAACGGGAAACGTGGCTTCACAAAATCTAGATagtgaaaggttaaaaaaaaatgatattttgttGTCAGTATAAGACAAAACAGAATCTAACGTAAGTCAAAGAAATCCATTCATACTTCAGGTCCTTCTCCCCCAGGAACCAGCATTgttatattatttctatttagcAAAATCTGGCCTAATTTAGTGATCCTTCTTCATTCTGGTGTGATTTAAAACTCAGTGACATCTTCTAGTACCGTATTGACAAAGTCATCAAATCCTAAGTGTGCCAACAATTTCTTATCACTCTTCATCACCATTTGAATTCTTGAGCCTATACACTTGTCCACAAgctctaggcagtggttctcaa contains:
- the LOC132211828 gene encoding LOW QUALITY PROTEIN: U6 snRNA-associated Sm-like protein LSm5 (The sequence of the model RefSeq protein was modified relative to this genomic sequence to represent the inferred CDS: substituted 2 bases at 2 genomic stop codons), with the protein product MVMKSDKKLLAHLGFDDFVNTVLEDVTEFXITPEXRRITKLGQILLNRNNITMLVPGGEGPEV